Proteins encoded in a region of the Paenibacillus wynnii genome:
- a CDS encoding V4R domain-containing protein: MLSYSFEDMKKMNRKILGDTVPLELFRTIRLIGMSQGLPLGGKGTTVTIGRKIGENLPVESIDDLLQLFERLKIGIPRIVYQDERRINIAVEDCFCIGLPLLEEKMICDLEGAMLEGALCKILNKKVSVKEIKCNVTGHEHCEYEVRL; this comes from the coding sequence ATGCTATCTTATTCTTTTGAAGATATGAAAAAAATGAATAGGAAGATCCTTGGCGATACCGTTCCGCTAGAGTTATTCCGCACGATCAGGCTAATCGGTATGAGTCAGGGTTTACCATTAGGTGGTAAAGGAACGACCGTAACCATTGGCCGAAAGATTGGCGAGAACTTGCCCGTTGAGTCAATCGATGATTTATTGCAATTATTTGAGCGGTTGAAAATTGGCATTCCACGTATCGTTTATCAAGATGAGCGTAGAATAAATATTGCTGTAGAGGATTGCTTTTGTATAGGACTTCCCCTTCTAGAGGAAAAAATGATTTGTGATTTAGAAGGCGCTATGCTGGAAGGTGCATTATGCAAGATTCTGAATAAGAAGGTTTCTGTAAAGGAAATAAAGTGTAATGTAACGGGGCATGAGCATTGTGAGTATGAAGTCAGACTCTAA
- a CDS encoding Crp/Fnr family transcriptional regulator produces MGCSSCCDSASCVRRVPVFNGLSDVEINQIEGLVDSRPYDKGAFVFREGERSDSLFVVNEGLIKLTQSSRDGKEHILKFLFPGDYFGQFALLQNKQNYVNAEIIESSTVCLIHRKDFIPLLENNTTLAYNFLLSMSEQLHHAEDWAAALHMLEVDKRLAKILLYFHSKDTLNSKVNLPASKKEIAAMIGTTAETLSRKLNQFEELNLIKVSRRVIHILELEDLQHLAGTNRS; encoded by the coding sequence ATGGGTTGTTCCAGTTGTTGCGATTCAGCATCCTGTGTCCGTCGTGTACCTGTGTTTAATGGACTTTCCGATGTTGAAATCAATCAAATTGAAGGCCTTGTAGATTCAAGACCTTATGATAAAGGGGCTTTTGTTTTTAGAGAAGGGGAGAGATCAGACTCATTATTTGTAGTGAATGAGGGTCTGATTAAGCTCACACAGAGTAGTCGCGACGGTAAGGAGCATATATTGAAGTTTCTTTTCCCGGGGGACTACTTTGGACAGTTCGCGTTACTCCAAAACAAACAAAACTATGTGAATGCAGAGATTATTGAAAGCAGCACGGTGTGCCTTATACATCGCAAGGACTTTATCCCATTATTAGAAAACAACACAACTCTGGCTTATAACTTCCTATTATCCATGAGTGAACAGCTTCATCATGCTGAGGATTGGGCCGCAGCCCTTCATATGCTGGAGGTCGATAAACGTTTGGCTAAGATTCTACTGTATTTTCATTCTAAGGATACACTAAATAGCAAGGTGAACTTGCCGGCTTCCAAAAAAGAGATAGCAGCAATGATTGGGACAACCGCTGAAACGCTTAGCCGTAAGTTGAATCAATTCGAAGAGCTTAATCTCATTAAAGTTAGCAGAAGAGTTATCCACATCCTTGAGTTGGAGGATCTGCAGCATTTAGCTGGTACAAATCGCAGTTAA